The following is a genomic window from Methanoplanus sp. FWC-SCC4.
CATCTGGAGAGGGGGGTTCAGGTTATGGACAGGGATTCCCTGGACTATCCGGCCGGAAGGGAGTCATTGTTTGTTCTTGCAAGGGGCATTAACGACTTTATGCCGCAGCACATGCTTAACCTTACAAAAGATGCCCTTTTGGGTGCCGGAAAAAGTCTTAGTGGTGCAAATATCGCACTTCTCGGATGGGCATTTATCAATGACTCCGATGATGCAAGAAACGGACCTTCAGAGGTCTTTAGGGATCTCTGCATAAAGGAAGGGGCGGATGTCAGGGTTCATGACCCCTGGGTTCTGGATTACCCTGGTGTTTCCATAAGCCAGGACATAAATGAGGTTTTGAAAAACTCTGATGCTGTTGTGATATTTACCGGACATCGGGAGTATTTTGATTTGAATCCTGATTTTGTTAGGGATTTATGCGGTGCTGAGGTGCCGGTTGTTGTTGATGGCAGGAATGTGATTGATCCGGATTTGTGGATTGAGAAGGGCTTTTTGTATAAGGGTATTGGGAGAGGGGATAAAAATCAGGGTTTTTGTCTGGATTAAAATAATTTGTAATCAGTTTGGAATATAGGATAAGGATTTGAATATGTTGCCTATAAAAAATAATTATTTTACATAAAATCCTTTCATTGTTTTATTTTGGTGATTTTGGATGTATAATCCCCATTTGGATCAGAATGTCTAAAATTTCATTGCGAATGGCTGTGTCTAGTTTGACTAGTGTAGTGCAATATACAATGCCTCCAATAAGTATTGGTAAAAGCACAAGGAAAAAATTGTCAATTGGAACAAATAAGCGATAAATGGCTATAGGTATTAGCATCGCAGATGCGGCAATGATTATATTTTTAAATGTCGTTTTTTCTAATTTTATCTTTATTAACTTTGATAGGGAAATAAAAAGGAGTGTTGATATAATTGACATTGTGATCAGTGTTGATATTGCCGCACCAATGATTCCAAAAAGGGGTATAAAAAGAATATTTAACAATATATTCAGTATTGTACCAAAAAACGTTACTTTAAATGTGGATTTAGGCATATTCATTGCCGTGATTGTAGTACTTATCAAAACAACGAATACATTGGCAATCTGACATACAAAAAGGATAATCAAAGAATAATATCCTGATGCATATGATGCCTCATAAAAATAGTACAGGATATGATACCCTAGAAGAAAACCTCCAATTAATGAAGGTATTGCCAATGAGAGGGAATATGTCATTGACTTTGAGAGGAGTCTTTCAATCCCTTCAATTTCTCCGTTTATTGACATATAACTTATTTTTGGATAGATTACCGATTGGAACGCCATGAATCCAAAGGTTGCCACGGATGTGAGTTGAAATGCGATTGTGTATATACCTACATCAGCATTTGACAGGTAGTATCCAATAGCAATTTTATCAATGTTGCTCAGTAACACAAAGCTTGCATTCACAAGGAAAACCCATAATGAAAATGCCATAAGGGTTTTAAATTGGGCATATGAAAAATAAGAGAGTTTAAGTGTATTAAATGGAATGTTGACAATCATTCCTGCAATAAATCCGATTATCAGCCCGCCTACAAGGCCCATGATGTAGTAACCAAAAAAAACGGCAATCACCTGAAATATTATCCTGAAGAATGAATCCGATATTAATCCTGCCTGAAATACACCTACCTTTCCTGTGCCAAAATTACTTGTAATAAATATCGTATATATTGACGATATTATGACAGCAAGCAGCATCCAGTTAAAAAGACCATATTCGTTTATAGATGAGAGATATGGTTGGATTATAAAAAGAATTAACAGCAGTATTGGTAAAGAAATGACGTTGATTGCCAGAAATGCAGTAAAATAACTGTTTTGGTTCTCACCTTCCGAGATTTTCTTAACTGCAGCCTGTTCAAAGCCAAAATTTCTTAATATTGTAATTATTGAGTAGTAGGCTATGAATAAAGAATATACTCCGTAGATCTCAGGTCCTGTTTTTCTTGCTATATACATAGTTGCAATAAAACCAAAGAAAGTTATAAAGAACATCTGGAAAAGTGATATGAGAGTGTGACGGCTTGTTTGATTTATTCTTAGAATATTGGAATATATTTTATTGATTTTTTTCACACGAATCATTTGTGTATTTTATCAGATAATTATTTGTTTTTTGTGAAAAATTAACAGTTTGTCTTTTGCCTTTTTCTGTATAAATTTTAGATAAATTGTTAAGATAATCTTTTAGCAGAATTCATAATTTTATTTTAGATTTGCATTTGAGCAATTTCATTCAATGTGTATGATAAATTGCTTGAAGAATAATATTGTGTAAAATGCAAAAACTAATAATGCTTTCTTTTTAACGTATGTGTATAATAGTAATGATTAGTCAAGGGTAGAATATTTTATGAGAGACTATATTCCTTTTGGAAAGCCTAATTTTTCTGAAGAAGAAATTCAAGAGGTTACAAGAGTTTTGAAATCCGGTTGGATCGGTATGGGGTCTGAAACTATTTCATTTGAGAATGAACTTAAAGATTACTTTGATGTCAGCAATGTTGTCTGTGTGAATTCCTGTACTTCAGCATTATATCTATCACTCCTGGCTTTAGGAGTAAAATCTGGTGATGAGGTAATTTGTCCCAGTTACACATGGTGCAGTACTGCTAATGCAGCACTATATCTGGGAGCAAAACCTGTTTTTTGTGACATAGATCCAAATTCATATTGTATTACTCCGGAATCTGTTTCTGATAAAATCACTGATAAAACAAAGGCAGTAATCCCTGTGCATATGGGAGGTATTGCTGCTGATATTGATGGTATATCGGAAGTGATGCCAAAAAAATGTCATATAATCGAAGATGCTGCACATGCAATAGGATCAAAATTTCCAAATGACCTGCCTGTAGGTTCTTCCGGTAATCTTACTTGTTTTAGTTTTTATGCGAATAAAAATCTTTCAACTGGTGAGGGTGGAGCTATTGCCCTTAATGATAATAAAATAGCCGAGAAACTCCGTTCATTCAGGTTACATGGTTTATCGTCAGATGCATGGAACAGATTTATTGATCCTAAATCCAAAATTGTTCCGGAAATTCATGAACTTGGATTTAAGATGAATTATACTGATTTGAATGCTTCTATTGGCAGGGTTCAGTTGAGAAGACTTGGAGAATTATTTAATAGAAGAGCTGAAATTGCAGACTATTATGTAGATATAATTCAGAAATTGCCTTATCATGTTAAAATTCAAAAGAACATCCTGAGTCCGGGTCATGCAAAACATCTGTTTTTAATTGAATTGCCTCTCGATGATATTGAAATTACCAGAGATGAGTTCGTACTGAAGATGCGTGATTTTGGAATTGGTGCTTCAATTCATTATTTGCCGCTCCATATGATGGATTACTATAAAGGGATAGATAACTGTAAACTTGTAAAAACTGAAAATTTATATGAAAGAGTAATGACGCTTCCGATAAGTGCAAGCATGACAATTAAAGATGCAGAATATGTTATGGAAGTTTTTTCAAAAATAATGGAGGGGACTATATAATGGAACATAATTCTGAAAAAAAGGTAAAATATGGATTTTATGGATATCTGACAGAAAGATTTCCTTCGCAAATTAATGTAGACGTTACAAACAGGTGTAATCTTTCATGTATACACTGTCCGCATTCGGTCGAGGATTATCATAAAAATAATCCCGTTATTTATCTTGATGAATCTTTGAATAAAAAAATGGTTGATGAGGTGGCAACATATGGCAAAGGTTGTGTCCAGTATATAAGATATACTGCAGATGGTGAACCTCTCTTGCATCCTAAGATCTATGAGATGTTGTTATATGCAAAGGAAAATTCAGGTGCTGTTGTCACACTCACCACTAATGGTACATTGTTAAATGAGAAGAATCTGGATAAATTAATCAAATCAAATATCGATGTAATTGACATTAGTATAGATGCCCATTATAAAGAAACTTATGAGAAAATAAGAGTAGGTGGTTCTTTTGAGAAAGTCGTCAATAATGTTTTGAATTTGCTGAAAAGAAGGGGGGAATTCAAAGACGGCATAAAAATAATGGTGAGTTTTGTTGAACAGGAATTTAATAGACAAGAGAAGGAAAAATTTATTGAATTCTGGACAGAATCCGGTGTTGATAATGTAGTAATCAGGCCCCTTCATTCTGTTGGTGGCTCTGTTGAAGAAATTGCAGTTCAGATGAATGCTAATAGTGATGAATCTGTGAGAAAACCTTGTATTTATCCTTGGGAAAGAATACTTCTTAATTCAGATGGCAATTTGCATTATTGTCCTGTTTCTTTTGGAAAGAATGATATTATTGCCGATTACAGGACAAATAATATTTTCAAAATTTGGTCCGGAGAAATGTATAATGATTTAAGAAAAGCTCATCTTAAGCACTCCTTTGAAAATTATCCTTTATGCAAAGGATGCCCTGACTGGAAAAATATTTGCTGGCCAGGTGAAAGTGGAACAAATTATTCAGAAATTATTGACAAGTTAAAAAAAGATGAATGCTAATATGAATAGAGATAAAATATGGCTGATATTAAAAAACCTATTATAAATAGTATTAAGGATATGGTTGAAAAAATACCTGGATGGAGTCCGATTGATCAATTATACTCTATTTTTCTTTTATCATATTCAACCTCGGATTTAGAAGGGGACTTTATTGAGGTTGGATCATGGTGTGGCAGGTCTGCAAATGTACTTGGACTGGCGGCAAAATTGTCAGGAAACTGTAAGGTTTATTGTGTGGATCTTTTTCCTGAAGAGGATGACTGGATGGAAAACTCCGATGGCACATATTCGTTGAACGTGAAGATAAATGATGGAAGAATAAAAAGTTATGTCGAACAAACGGTTTGGAAGGAGCCGTTTGAGAAAGATATTGCCCCGATTTATGAGAAATACAATGGAATCTATGATGCATTTGTAAAATTTGTTGACATGAACGGGTTAAATGATGTGGTATGTCCGATAAAAGGAGAATCATCGTCACTTAAAGAAAATGTTCCAAGAGATTTTAAATGCAAATTTGCCTTTATTGATGGTGATCACAGCTATAATGGCGTTTGCAGGGATATTGAAAATATTGAGGAATATCTCGTTCCAGGTGGCTGGATCTGCTTTGATGATGCATTTTCATCATATGAAGGTGTTAATAAGGCAATAGAAGATAAAATAATTAATAGCGGAAATTATACCTGTTGCCAACAGCTCACAAGGAAATTTTTTGTGGGTAAAAAAATCTGATGTATAAAAGTGTATTTCATTGTGTAATTGGGTGATTTTATTGAGAAATTTATCAAATATTAATAACGTATTAATTGAAAAATTATATTCAAATAAAATATTTTGTAAAAAATATCTTCTCAAAAAATATCCTCATAATCTTTTGACAAGTATTTCGGATGTTTGTAATTTAAGATGTGATATGTGTTTGGGACATGGAGTATCTAAGGATAAATGTCCTGATAAATCGATAAAAAAAGGGCTAATGAGTCTGGATAATTTTTCAAAAATAGTAAATGAATTGTCTCTGAATCATGCAAATACTAATATTGTTTTGCAATGTAGGGGTGAACCTTTTTTAAATAAAGATATTTTTAAAATGATGGATTACTGTATAGATAAAAATATTTTTGGGAAATCAATTCCAACTAATGGAACATTATTTACGCCAGATTTTCAGAAAGAATTTATTAAAAGAAGTAGTTTCTTTTCAGATGAAAAAATTTTGGGTTTTTCAGTTGATGGAATGAAAGAATCCTGTGAAAAAATAAGAAAGGGTGTAAATTATGAAAATCTGGTTAATAATATAAATTCATTTATTGAATTAAATAATAAAAATAAAAAAGTTAAAACAGCTGTTTTTTTCACAATAAGCAATAATGATTTATTATCAGAAATTGATGAATATGTCGATTTTTGGACTGCTAAAGGAGTAGACATGATTCAGATTACTACTCAAATTGTGGTAGATGATGAACAAGTCAATAGGTTTGATAAAGACTGCATTATAAACAACAATCTATATAAAAAATCAGATCTCAATAAGAAGATACCCTGTAAAGCCCTATATCGCGATTTAATTATCTCTTCTGATCTAAAAAGATTTGAGCATTGTGAAATTGACTATTTTGGAAAAGGAAAATATGATTTTACAACTGGGAGCATTTCTGATCTGTGGAATTCAGAATATTATAATACAGTAAGAAAAAATCAATGTTCAAATATAAAGGATAAAAACATCAATTGTCTTAATTGTGAAGTAAAATATTCCTATCAATATGATTTGCCGACAATTGATTATGTGAAGGAATTTAATGGTTATAAGTACTCAGTAACAGAACAATTCAGATCAAGAATATTAAGGAAAATAAGTTAAGATTAGGTCTAAAATGAAAAAAGTTGGAATTATTCAATCAAATTATATCCCTTGGCGAGGATATTTTAATTTTATTGCTGATGTTGATTTGTTTATAATTTATGATGATGTTCAATACACTAAGAATGATTGGAGAAACCGTAATAAGATAAAAATACAAAAAGGAACAAAGTGGCTTTCTGTTCCGGTTAAATATCATTCATCTTCTCTATCTGGCAATAAAATTCAGGATGTAAAAATTGACTATTCATTGAAGTGGTTTGATATGCATATGAGATCCTTTTATGAAAATTATAAATCATCACCTTATTACGATCATGCTAATACTATCTTTTCAATAATCAGTAATAATAAGTTTGAATCAATTTCTTCTTTAAATGTTCATTTAATAAAAGATATTATGAATTATCTGGAAATTAATTCAGAAGTAATTTATTCCTCTGAACTTGAGCCGGAAGGGACAAAAACGGAGCGGCTCATCGATATTTTAACAAAAGTTGATGCCGATGTTTATCTTTCGGGTCCAAGTGCGGATGCATACCTTGATAAAGAGTTGTTTAAAGAAAATAATATTGGTCTTGAATACAAAACATATGATTATGAGCCTTATTCTCAGTTGCATGGGGATTTTATAGGAAATGTAACAGTTCTTGATCTTATAGCCAATTGTGGTCCTGATTCTCGGAAATATCTAAAAAGTAAATCTCCAAATCAAAAAATTGTGATGCAGGATTAATGAAAAAATATGACTGATTTTAATGAAATTTGCAAATCAATATCAGAAGGATCATTTAGTGATTTTAAATTAGTTGTTGCATTCATTTCAGAAGGAAGTGCATCAAAAAAGGCCGAAGCCAATTTTTCTCTTGCTGAAAAATTTATATCCTCCGGGAATTTAAATAAGGATTACATCAGATTTGCAAAGGTATGTGCAGAAAGAGGGTGGCTTATATCAGGATTTGATGAAAAATATTTGGATTTGTACATCAGAATCTGCATCGAATCCTCTGATTTTTCCGGAGTTAAGGAAGCTTATAAAAAAACCGGTCTTAAATATTTAAAAAAATCTGATCTAAAGAATTCCATAAGATATTTTAATTTATGGCAGAATACTTATCCTCATTTATTAAAAAAAGATGATTACTCTTATGATTTTGAAATAATGGATGCTTTAAATGAAGCGATAAAATCATATGTCAATAATAAATATTATTCCTCTGAGAAGTCACAGAAAATAAAAATTGCATATCTGGTCCATGGTGTATACAACTATTCATCAATTCTTACAAAAATTATTTACAATCTTGCAAAAAACCATGATAAATCCAGATTTGAAATATCCGTATTTAGTACTGATAATTATTTTAAAGTAAAACTTCAGAGCGGCAGTCGCTTTATAGAGGATTTTAAAGTGATAGGTTGTCCAATTGTATTTCCATCCAAATTTTTAGAATCTCCTGAAAGTGTCTTTGATATATCCGAAAAAATAAGAGATTTCAAAGCAGATATACTTGTAGCAGCCTCGGGACTGGCAGATTTTGAACAGTACTTATTATGCGCATTAAAGCCCGCACCTATTGTTGTTGGTTTACTTCTTGGGCCTCCTGCCCAGTTCTGCCCCCCAGTTCTTGATTATGGAATTACCTGGAGTAAACATATCGCCGTTGACAGTCCTGTTGAGACATTTATCACAAAACCCGCTATTCAGTATAACCGGATTCAAACTGAATGTGAATCAGATAAAATAAAGGTACGGCATGATATGGGTTTTTCTTCCGAAGACATTTTGATCGTTTCTGCCGGAAGAGCATTAAAATTTCAAAATTCTGATATGATTCTCAGTGTGTCTGAAGTCTTAAAAGAATATGATAATGCTTATTTTGTAATAGTTGGTGCTAAAAAGACTGATATTGGAGGCATTGATTCGGTGATAACTCCTGAAATGGAGAATAAGTTTTATTTTATAGAATGGGATCTGCATTATGAAAAATACCTTGAAATGGCCGACATTTATGTCGATACGTTTCCTTCCGGTGGCGGAGTAACACTTCTTGATGCTGCAAGATACAGCCTGCCAATTATATCATTTAGTGATGATTTCAGTAATATATTTGATCAGGTTGACTGGAATATTGCAGAAGAGCTTTTTGAAAATGACTCTTTAATTATGATACCAAGATATGATTATGAATTATTTGAAAAATCTTTAAAGAGGTTAATAGAAGATAAACCATTTAGAGAATTTTTTTCCAGAAAATCTTTTAAAGGAATTTCTGTATCTGATTCTGACTTTAGAGGAATTACTTCAGAGTACGAGATGATATATAGTAATTTAATAATGGATTGCGGCAATAAAATTGTAATCTCCAAATCCGATATGTCATTGTATGATAAATTAAAGTATTTCCTCTTTTATATTTTTAATTCGGCTAATTTCTGTAAAAGAAATGTTGTAAAAGTATTAAATTTCATGAAACTTAATAAATAATTATCTGGTGCGATTATGAAAGGAATTTTACTGGCCGGCGGTTACGGCACGAGATTATATCCTACAACCAAGGCAGTATCTAAACAATTACTTCCGGTTTATGACAAGCCTTTAATATATTATCCTCTGTCTGTCCTTATGCTTGCAGGGATTAGAGAAATATTGATAATTTCTTCTGAAAATCATATTGGTGGTTATAAATCTTTATTTGGTGATGGAAAAGAAATTGGTCTTTCTATTGAATATGCTGTTCAGGATAAACCAAAAGGGATAGCTGATGCATTTATAATTGGTGAAGAATTCATCGGTTCTGAAGATGTTGCCTTAATTCTTGGAGATAATATATTTTACGGGTTACAACTATCAAAACTTTTAATGGATTCTGTTGAAAATTTAAATGGCGCCACTGTATTTTGTGCTTCTGTCAGTGATCCAAGGTCTTTTGGTGTAATAGAATTTGATAAAAATGGAAACGTACTCTCTATTGAAGAAAAACCTCTGAATCCAAAATCCCATTACGCAGTTACCGGGTTATATTTCTATGACAATCATGTGATTGAATATGCAAAATCATTAAACCCCTCTAATCGTGGTGAAATTGAGATTACTGATTTAAACAATATATATTTACGTAAAAATAAGCTTAAAGCGAAATTCTTTGGTCGTGGTATGGCATGGTTTGATTCAGGGAATTGTAATTCACTTCTTGACGCTTCACAATTTATTGCATCCATTCAAAAGCGTCAGGGGTTATATATTGCCTGTATTGAAGAAATTGCATTAAATAAGGGCTATATTGATCTCTCTCAATTTAAAAGCCTAATAAAAAATTATGAAAATACAGAGTATGGGGATTATTTAATATCCGTGGCAAAAGAAAAGGAAGGTGTCTGATTTTATGCGTTTAATTGTAACTGGTATTGCAGGTTTTATCGGAACAAATTTTTTAAGGTACTATTTGGAAAATAATCCCTGTGATGAAATAATAGGTTTGGATTGTCTTACGTATGCAGGGAATATAAAAAATATTGAAAACCTGCAGAGTAATATTTCATCAAGATTTACTTTTATCAATTGTGATATCTGTGATTATGATAAAGTGAAGAAAATTTTTAATGAATATGACGTTGATGGGGTAATTAATTTTGCAGCGGAATCTCACGTGGACAGATCTATAGACAATCCGTTTCAGTTTCTCCAAACGAATATAATTGGGACTACAAATTTAATGATGGCCTCTAAGGAGCATTGGTTATATGACGGTAAATACAGAGAGAATTCAAGGTTCCTTCAGGTTTCAACTGATGAAGTATATGGATCTCTTGGAACAACGGGAACGTTTTCTGAAGACATGAATCTCTCACCAAATAGTCCATATTCTGCAAGCAAAGCAAGTGCGGATTTGCTTGCACATTCTTTTTTCTCAACATATGGCTTTCCGGTAGTTATTACAAGATGCTCCAATAATTATGGGCCATATCAGCACCCTGAAAAATTAGTCCCCAAAACAATTGTTAATCTTCTCAATCATGATGAAATTAGTATATATGGGGATGGTAGAAACGTAAGGGACTGGATCCATGTGACAGATCATTGTAAAGCTATCGAATGTGTTTTCAAAAATGGAAAAATAGGAGAGGTTTATAATGTTGGTTCAGAAAATGAATGGTCAAATATAGATTTAGTGAAAAAAATAATTCACCTGTTGCAGGACATCACTGATGACAACTGTATCAATGAAAAGTTAATAAAATATGTTAAAGACAGGGCAGGTCATGATTTTAGATATTCAATCGATTCTTCAAAAATAAGGCAAAATCTTGGTTGGAATCCTGAATTAGAATTTGAAGATGGCCTAAAACAAACTATATTGTGGTATATTGATAATAAAAATTTGACAGTTTAATAGATCTATTCAAAAAAAGACTATGTTTCGTGTATAATTCAATAATTTTGTTTCATTCAAAATAAACCTTTTTTAGGCAAATAATTATTGAGATAAGAACAAAAATAAGATAATAATGAAGATCCTAATCCTTGGAGCATCCGGAATGCTGGGGCATAAATTAATCCAGACTGCCTCAGAAAAATTTGAAACTTTTGGAACTTTCCGCAAAAAACCCTCTGAATATACTATAAAACATGTATTTTCTAATTTAAATCCCCTTTATGACGTAGATGCAGATAACATCTCAGATATTGAATCTGCAATTAAATCATCAAATCCCGATGTTGTTGTCAACTGTATCGGTATCGTAAAGCAGCTCCCTGAAGCAAAAGACAGTATTCAGAGCATAAAAATAAATGCTCTTTTTCCCCATCAGGTTGCAAAAATATGCAGAGAAAAAGGAATAAGATTCATACATATCAGTACTGACTGTGTATTTTCGGGAAAAAATGGAAACTATCTGGAATCCGATTTTGCAGATGCCGATGATCTGTACGGCAGGACAAAATATCTTGGAGAGGTAACTGGGCCCGGTTGCCTTACACTCCGGACTTCAATTGTCGGAAGGGAACTTAAAGGTTCAAACGGTCTTTTTGAATGGTTTTTCTCTCAGAACGGAAAGCAGGTTGACGGCTATAAAAAAGCTGTATTCAGTGGCCTGACCACAAATGCATTATCAGAAATAATATGTGAAATAACCCTTAATCATCCAAAACTTGAGGGATTATACCATGTGTCTTCAGAGCCGGTAGATAAATATTCCCTCCTATCTTTGGTAAAAGAAAAATATGGATTAAATATTCAGATAGTTCCCGATGAATCTGTAGTATGCGACAAGAGTCTTAATTCTCAGAAATTCAAAGAAGATACAGGGATATCAATTCCTCTCTGGGCGGATATGATAGGTGAAATTTACTTGGATAAGACACCATATGATATTATCAGGAGATAGAAATGTTCACAGATAAAACACTGTTAATTACGGGAGGCACCGGTTCTCTTGGAAAAGTATTGGTAAAACGACTGCTTTCAGGTGAGATGGGCAATCCTAAAAAAATAATTATTTTTTCCAGAGACGAAGCCAAGCAGCATGCAATGAGGGTTGAGTATCTCAACAATATGTCTGCAACTGATGAAGTAATATATAATAACTTTAAAAGGTGTCTGGAATTCAGGATTGGCGATGTAAGGGATTATCACAGTGTATGTTCTGCATTAAAGGGTGTGGATGTTGTATTTAATACAGCTGCCTTAAAGCAGGTGCCTTCCTGTGAATATTTCCCATACGAAGCTGTAAAAACCAATATAACAGGTCCTGAAAATATTATCCGTGCCATCAGTGAGCATGATTTGCCGGTTGAGACTGTTGTTGGTATCTCTACGGATAAAGCGTGTAAACCTGTCAATGTAATGGGTATGACAAAAGCAATACAGGAAAGAATATTCATACGGGGAAATTTAAGCTGCAAAAATACACGCTTTATATGTGTAAGATATGGAAATGTTCTTGCTTCACGTGGTTCTGTTGTTCCGCTGTTTCATGAACAGATAAAAAGCGGCGGGCCTGTAACAATTACTGATGAGAGAATGACCCGATTCCTGTTGAGTCTTAATAAGGCGGTCGATACAATATTTGCAGCTGTAAAATATGCAAACCCGGGAGAAACATATATACCGATAGTCCCGTCTGCAAAAATAACTGATATTGTCAATGTACTGGTCGGGTATAAAAATATAGATGTAAAAATTACCGGTATCAGGCCTGGTGAGAAAATCCATGAAATACTTGTTTCTGAGGAGGAGGGTTTTAGAACTATAAAACGTGGTGACTATTATGCAATAATGCCAATGCTCCCTGAGCTATGTCAGGAGTGCCCTGCTGATATGTGCATAAAGCAGGA
Proteins encoded in this region:
- a CDS encoding polysaccharide biosynthesis protein, with the translated sequence MFTDKTLLITGGTGSLGKVLVKRLLSGEMGNPKKIIIFSRDEAKQHAMRVEYLNNMSATDEVIYNNFKRCLEFRIGDVRDYHSVCSALKGVDVVFNTAALKQVPSCEYFPYEAVKTNITGPENIIRAISEHDLPVETVVGISTDKACKPVNVMGMTKAIQERIFIRGNLSCKNTRFICVRYGNVLASRGSVVPLFHEQIKSGGPVTITDERMTRFLLSLNKAVDTIFAAVKYANPGETYIPIVPSAKITDIVNVLVGYKNIDVKITGIRPGEKIHEILVSEEEGFRTIKRGDYYAIMPMLPELCQECPADMCIKQEYGSGDILMSEKEVYSLLKNNDLLLDLTKKLPEGELLR
- the rfbA gene encoding glucose-1-phosphate thymidylyltransferase RfbA; the protein is MKGILLAGGYGTRLYPTTKAVSKQLLPVYDKPLIYYPLSVLMLAGIREILIISSENHIGGYKSLFGDGKEIGLSIEYAVQDKPKGIADAFIIGEEFIGSEDVALILGDNIFYGLQLSKLLMDSVENLNGATVFCASVSDPRSFGVIEFDKNGNVLSIEEKPLNPKSHYAVTGLYFYDNHVIEYAKSLNPSNRGEIEITDLNNIYLRKNKLKAKFFGRGMAWFDSGNCNSLLDASQFIASIQKRQGLYIACIEEIALNKGYIDLSQFKSLIKNYENTEYGDYLISVAKEKEGV
- a CDS encoding dTDP-4-dehydrorhamnose reductase family protein is translated as MKILILGASGMLGHKLIQTASEKFETFGTFRKKPSEYTIKHVFSNLNPLYDVDADNISDIESAIKSSNPDVVVNCIGIVKQLPEAKDSIQSIKINALFPHQVAKICREKGIRFIHISTDCVFSGKNGNYLESDFADADDLYGRTKYLGEVTGPGCLTLRTSIVGRELKGSNGLFEWFFSQNGKQVDGYKKAVFSGLTTNALSEIICEITLNHPKLEGLYHVSSEPVDKYSLLSLVKEKYGLNIQIVPDESVVCDKSLNSQKFKEDTGISIPLWADMIGEIYLDKTPYDIIRR
- the rfbB gene encoding dTDP-glucose 4,6-dehydratase; this translates as MRLIVTGIAGFIGTNFLRYYLENNPCDEIIGLDCLTYAGNIKNIENLQSNISSRFTFINCDICDYDKVKKIFNEYDVDGVINFAAESHVDRSIDNPFQFLQTNIIGTTNLMMASKEHWLYDGKYRENSRFLQVSTDEVYGSLGTTGTFSEDMNLSPNSPYSASKASADLLAHSFFSTYGFPVVITRCSNNYGPYQHPEKLVPKTIVNLLNHDEISIYGDGRNVRDWIHVTDHCKAIECVFKNGKIGEVYNVGSENEWSNIDLVKKIIHLLQDITDDNCINEKLIKYVKDRAGHDFRYSIDSSKIRQNLGWNPELEFEDGLKQTILWYIDNKNLTV